A stretch of the Ornithodoros turicata isolate Travis chromosome 4, ASM3712646v1, whole genome shotgun sequence genome encodes the following:
- the LOC135392147 gene encoding fibroin heavy chain-like, with protein MQTLVVFFGLLSTAFAGNLGYGLGAVAAPAVHAVAAPAVHAVAAPAVSYARYAAPVVHHAVAAPAVHAVAAPAVHAVAAPAVSYARYGLGYGYGGLGYGYGGLGARYAVAAPAVHAVAAPAVHAVAAPAVSYARYAAPVVHHAVAAPAVHAVAAPAVSYARYAAPVVHHAVAAPAVHAVAAPAVVARPAVSYARYGLGYGYGGLGYGYGGLGYGYGGLGYGYSGLGARYAVAAPAAAVVAHAPAVATVAHAPAVATVAHAPVVSHAVAAPAVTYGHGLGYGLGYGHGLTYGLGYGGLGYGLGHGYGLGGYSYGLGAHYYGLRKK; from the exons ATGCAGACCCTG GTTGTTTTCTTCGGCCTTCTCTCCACCGCCTTCGCGGGCAACCTCGGCTACGGTCTTGGCGCTGTGGCTGCCCCAGCTGTCCATGCCGTCGCCGCTCCAGCTGTCCACGCTGTTGCTGCCCCAGCTGTGAGCTACGCTCGCTACGCCGCTCCAGTTGTCCACCACGCCGTCGCTGCCCCAGCTGTCCATGCCGTTGCTGCCCCAGCTGTCCACGCTGTTGCTGCCCCAGCTGTGAGCTACGCTCGCTACGGTCTTGGATATGGCTACGGCGGTCTCGGCTATGGATATGGCGGTCTCGGCGCCCGCTACGCCGTCGCTGCCCCAGCTGTCCATGCTGTTGCTGCCCCAGCTGTCCACGCTGTTGCTGCCCCAGCTGTGAGCTACGCTCGCTACGCTGCTCCAGTCGTCCACCACGCTGTCGCTGCCCCAGCTGTCCACGCTGTTGCTGCCCCAGCTGTGAGCTACGCTCGCTACGCTGCTCCAGTCGTCCACCACGCTGTCGCTGCCCCCGCTGTCCACGCTGTTGCTGCCCCAGCTGTTGTTGCTCGCCCAGCTGTGAGCTATGCTCGTTATGGTCTCGGCTATGGATACGGTGGTCTCGGCTACGGATACGGTGGTCTCGGCTACGGATACGGTGGTCTCGGCTACGGATACAGTGGTCTCGGAGCTCGTTACGCTGTCGCTGCCCCAGCCGCTGCCGTTGTTGCCCATGCCCCAGCTGTTGCCACCGTTGCACATGCCCCAGCTGTTGCCACCGTTGCACATGCCCCAGTCGTCAGCCACGCTGTCGCTGCCCCAGCCGTCACCTACGGACACGGTCTCGGCTATGGTCTTGGCTACGGCCACGGTCTGACCTATGGTCTTGGCTATGGAGGTCTTGGCTACGGTCTTGGCCACGGTTACGGCCTTGGCGGATACAGCTATGGTCTCGGTGCCCACTACTATGGCCTCCGCAAGAAATAG